Proteins encoded together in one Amblyomma americanum isolate KBUSLIRL-KWMA chromosome 1, ASM5285725v1, whole genome shotgun sequence window:
- the LOC144133484 gene encoding uncharacterized protein LOC144133484, producing MSQELPRQAPPSSELAPIIQARAEQPALEWPRRDIAVSDEEAMVCVDAEEDQEGATGSLAPSSHCGIQRHEGKVVKEPHELTPHSGAEVVHDRSPIVARSITVAAWTENSNPSGINSINIEAHTEPSELSKLNPDTTAAPRHLLMQCGEPSSLEQQLDDRPKRLHSSQSSFALNTGHMAQSSLEPEEWSRRWKTFLIRRPLAEEKCTQASIDADCREHCDSVCKHRQQRELFRCEEGISFDDACGKIQPEEWSRRWKRFLIRRNQLEDELQLSNDLESKRMIPLTPAVNEGESMQLSSDPSELQEEEEAVANSTGDVQWLYEVQPLHEFEPEAEVSAAWDPELELSFLEHQDPGYPRSSTPKRLSSLSILDLGQPELSTTRCSVLDSTLSFLDLPSPPSYLALPPIAARSAPKSDVGETDTGAAAAEKPAQE from the exons ATGTCGCAGGAGTTACCGCGCCAAGCTCCTCCTAGTAGTGAGCTGGCACCCATCATACAAGCAAGAGCAGAGCAGCCGGCCCTGGAGTGGCCGCGAAGGGACATCGCGGTGTCTGACGAAGAAGCCATGGTATGTGTTGATGCCGAAGAAGATCAAGAAGGTGCCACGGGAAGCCTTGCTCCTTCCTCGCACTGCGGCATTCAGCGCCATGAGGGGAAAGTAGTGAAAGAGCCCCATGAGCTTACGCCACATTCGGGCGCAGAGGTGGTCCACGATCGGTCCCCAATCGTTGCCCGTTCAATTACTGTAGCGGCCTGGACGGAAAACTCCAACCCATCAGGTATAAATTCCATCAATATTGAGGCCCATACCGAACCATCAGAACTGAGTAAGCTAAACCCAGATACCACCGCTGCTCCACGACACCTATTAATGCAATGCGGAGAACCGAGCAGCCTTGAGCAGCAACTTGATGACCGTCCGAAAAGGCTGCACTCATCGCAGAGCTCcttcgctctgaacactggtcaCATGGCTCAAAGCTCATTGGAGCCGGAAGAATGGTCGCGCCGATGGAAGACGTTCCTGATCCGGCGGCCCTTAGCAGAAGAGAAATGCACTCAAGCGTCCATCGACGCTGACTGCCGCGAACACTGTGACTCAGTCTGCAAACACAGGCAACAGAGAGAGCTGTTCAGGTGTGAAGAAGGAATATCCTTTGACGATGCCTGCGGCAAGATCCAGCCGGAAGAATGGTCGCGCCGATGGAAGAGGTTCCTGATCCGGCGGAACCAGCTGGAAGATGAGCTTCAGCTCAGCAATGATCTGGAATCGAAGCGCATGATTCCACTAACGCCCGCGGTGAACGAGGGCGAGTCGATGCAGTTGAGCTCCGACCCATCAGAGCtgcaggaggaagaggaggcagtGGCCAACTCCACAGGTGACGTGCAATGGCTGTATGAGGTGCAGCCTCTGCACGAGTTCGAACCGGAAGCAGAG GTGTCGGCTGCTTGGGATCCTGAACTCGAGCTCTCGTTTCTGGAACATCAGGATCCTGGATACCCGCGAAGTTCGACACCAAAACGACTGTCTTCTTTATCCATCTTAGACCTGGGACAGCCAGAGCTCTCGACTACTCGGTGTTCGGTATTGGATAGCACCTTATCTTTCCTCGACCTGCCATCGCCACCAAGTTATCTGGCGCTGCCTCCGATTGCTGCTCGATCGGCGCCTAAAAGCGATGTTGGAGAAACCGATACAGGTGCCGCCGCTGCCGAGAAGCCCGCTCAAGAGTAG